Proteins encoded by one window of Armatimonadota bacterium:
- a CDS encoding TIM barrel protein, translating into MPLRDLRGQTVRRSGEELVRHLQHFVLEPKFSVGVWYLSPFASRFHDKYTPDRDLPARLDLIASLKGRGVVGVEAHYPTELNEDNLDRWRAFIRDTGIRLVALAPGIFYDRDFEFGALSSHLPEVRRKAIQRTIRTLELCRELAADVAILWPGIDGYENPFGQNFAELRARFAEGLAEAMDAVPGVRVAFEPKPYEPRGRILFGTTAEGLLLAHRVEGMLSHPENRRLLQEGHAGGPGIAGGQREDRGGSRPGHRASDGNACGGGSGRPGSPGGGDGDRTGGARLRYHRHLRGGVRAPGRVEGGSPWEGTHLLRRGSGEMACNGGDAGGRGGRCAGCGRRSG; encoded by the coding sequence ATGCCGTTACGGGATCTGCGCGGGCAAACGGTGCGGCGCTCGGGAGAGGAGCTCGTCCGCCACCTGCAGCATTTCGTCCTGGAGCCGAAGTTCTCCGTTGGGGTGTGGTACCTCTCCCCCTTCGCCAGCCGTTTCCATGACAAGTACACGCCGGACCGGGATCTTCCGGCCCGCCTGGACCTAATCGCAAGCCTCAAGGGCCGTGGGGTGGTAGGCGTGGAGGCCCACTACCCCACGGAGCTCAACGAGGACAACCTGGACCGGTGGAGGGCTTTTATTCGGGATACGGGGATTCGACTCGTAGCCCTGGCGCCGGGGATCTTCTACGACCGGGACTTCGAATTCGGAGCCCTCTCCTCGCACCTTCCCGAGGTCCGGCGCAAGGCCATCCAGCGCACCATCCGCACCTTGGAGCTCTGCCGGGAGCTTGCGGCGGACGTGGCCATCCTCTGGCCGGGAATCGACGGCTACGAGAACCCCTTTGGCCAGAACTTCGCAGAACTGCGAGCGCGGTTCGCGGAAGGGCTGGCGGAGGCCATGGACGCGGTGCCCGGCGTCCGGGTGGCGTTTGAACCCAAGCCGTACGAGCCCCGCGGTCGTATTCTCTTCGGCACCACGGCGGAGGGGCTGCTCCTGGCCCACCGGGTGGAGGGAATGCTCTCCCACCCGGAGAACCGGCGGCTCCTCCAGGAGGGGCACGCCGGGGGTCCTGGAATCGCCGGAGGTCAGCGGGAGGATCGCGGAGGAAGCCGCCCGGGCCACAGGGCTTCGGACGGGAACGCCTGTGGTGGCGGGAGCGGGCGACCAGGCAGCCCAGGCGGTGGGGACGGGGATCGTACGGGCGGGGCTCGTCTCCGTTACCATCGGCACCTCCGGGGTGGTGTTCGCGCACCTGGACGAGTTGAGGGTGGATCCCCGTGGGAGGGTACACACCTTCTGCGCCGCGGTTCCGGGGAGATGGCATGTAATGGGGGTGATGCTGGCGGCCGGGGGGGGCGCTGCGCTGGTTGCGGGAGGCGCTCCGGGTAG
- a CDS encoding FGGY-family carbohydrate kinase produces MREALRVEAWEKTDPYDQMTAEAASTPPGAEGLIFLPYLSGERTPHADPFARGAFVGLTLRHRREHLVRAVLEGVALGLRDAFEILRAMGVATQEVRISVGGARSPLWRQILADVLGTEVATVTTTEGTAYGAALLAGVRVGAFVSVEAACERTVHVVDRTSPGEAGGRYEELYRVYVELYPVLRRGMHVLGRLR; encoded by the coding sequence TTGCGGGAGGCGCTCCGGGTAGAGGCCTGGGAGAAGACCGATCCCTACGACCAGATGACCGCGGAGGCCGCTTCCACCCCTCCGGGGGCGGAGGGGCTCATCTTCCTTCCCTATCTCTCGGGCGAGCGCACCCCGCACGCGGATCCCTTCGCCCGGGGAGCCTTCGTGGGGCTCACCCTCCGGCACCGCCGGGAACACCTGGTGCGGGCGGTGCTGGAGGGCGTGGCGCTCGGACTGCGGGATGCCTTCGAGATCCTGCGGGCCATGGGGGTGGCGACTCAGGAGGTCCGGATCTCCGTGGGGGGTGCCCGAAGCCCGCTCTGGCGCCAGATCCTCGCGGACGTACTCGGGACGGAGGTCGCCACCGTGACCACCACAGAGGGCACCGCATACGGAGCCGCTCTGTTAGCGGGCGTGAGGGTGGGCGCCTTTGTCTCCGTGGAGGCCGCGTGTGAGCGTACCGTGCACGTGGTGGATCGGACCTCTCCGGGCGAAGCCGGAGGACGCTACGAGGAACTGTACCGGGTGTACGTCGAACTCTACCCTGTGCTCCGGCGGGGGATGCACGTCCTGGGGCGGTTGCGCTGA
- a CDS encoding ABC transporter permease, which produces MPFVVLLLVAGLCGMILHATVLGRHLYAVGGNLQAARAAGIHVDGVRIFAYGACGFIAGLTGIVVAARLGQGNPNVGSAYELWAIAATVIGGTSLLGGEGTILGALLGGALMAVVVNGMILVDVSSYHQDIVLGFILLTAVTVDILRRRKTP; this is translated from the coding sequence ATGCCCTTCGTGGTCCTGCTGCTGGTGGCGGGATTGTGCGGGATGATCCTGCACGCCACGGTGCTGGGCCGGCACCTGTACGCGGTGGGAGGGAACCTCCAGGCAGCCCGGGCCGCGGGCATCCACGTGGATGGGGTCCGCATCTTCGCGTACGGAGCCTGTGGGTTCATCGCGGGGCTTACGGGGATCGTGGTGGCCGCCCGACTGGGGCAGGGCAATCCCAACGTGGGCAGCGCATACGAACTGTGGGCCATCGCTGCCACCGTCATCGGTGGCACGAGCCTGTTGGGCGGGGAAGGAACGATCCTAGGGGCACTCCTGGGGGGCGCGCTCATGGCCGTGGTGGTGAACGGGATGATCCTCGTGGATGTCTCCTCGTACCACCAGGACATCGTGTTGGGCTTCATTCTGCTCACCGCCGTCACCGTGGACATCCTCCGGCGGCGGAAAACCCCATGA
- a CDS encoding sugar-binding protein, producing the protein MRGTILLVAAVLAAVALVGQGAEPAPQIRVVVISKSVHPYWANVERGVKAAAQKLGVQAVFFVPQKEDVAAQISTMETYIAQKVSGIAVAPSDPKALGPTIKKGRDAGIPVITLDTDAPESVRIAYIGTDNLAAGRIAGREMRRLLPRGGKVAIGTGSLTALNSLQRIEGFKQAIQGSLIRIVATNNDREDAATAVSLAAATLRAHPDLAGAYGVYAYNGPAWARAAKEAKVAGKLRIVAFDATDEHIALLREGVIHVLVAQREYFQGYRSVELLTLMAREGVEQALRLSRVPPSRIVDTGVDVVTRATLAAYARKLDELGIPRTWRP; encoded by the coding sequence ATGAGAGGGACGATCCTTCTGGTGGCCGCGGTGCTGGCCGCCGTGGCGCTTGTGGGTCAGGGCGCAGAACCCGCGCCCCAGATCCGCGTGGTGGTGATCAGCAAGTCCGTACATCCTTACTGGGCCAACGTAGAGCGGGGCGTAAAGGCCGCGGCCCAGAAGCTGGGTGTCCAGGCTGTCTTCTTCGTGCCGCAGAAGGAGGACGTAGCTGCCCAGATCAGCACCATGGAGACCTACATTGCCCAGAAGGTCTCCGGCATCGCCGTCGCTCCCTCGGATCCTAAAGCGCTTGGGCCCACCATCAAGAAGGGGCGGGACGCGGGAATCCCGGTGATCACGCTGGACACGGACGCACCTGAGAGCGTGCGGATCGCGTACATCGGAACGGACAACCTGGCCGCGGGTCGCATTGCGGGCCGCGAGATGCGTCGGCTATTGCCGCGAGGAGGGAAGGTGGCCATCGGAACGGGGAGCCTCACAGCCCTGAACTCCCTGCAGCGCATCGAGGGATTCAAGCAGGCCATCCAAGGAAGCCTCATCCGCATCGTGGCCACCAACAACGACCGGGAGGACGCGGCTACCGCGGTGAGCCTCGCAGCCGCCACCCTCCGGGCCCATCCAGATCTGGCCGGTGCGTACGGGGTGTATGCCTACAACGGTCCCGCCTGGGCTCGCGCGGCCAAGGAGGCGAAGGTGGCGGGGAAGCTCCGGATCGTGGCCTTCGACGCCACGGACGAGCACATCGCCCTGCTCCGGGAGGGTGTCATCCACGTGCTCGTGGCCCAGCGGGAGTACTTTCAGGGCTACAGGAGTGTGGAGCTCTTGACCCTCATGGCCCGGGAGGGGGTGGAGCAGGCCCTGCGGCTCTCTAGGGTGCCTCCCAGCCGCATCGTGGACACGGGCGTGGACGTGGTGACCCGGGCCACCCTTGCCGCGTACGCAAGGAAGCTGGACGAGCTGGGGATCCCGCGCACATGGAGGCCATGA
- a CDS encoding ATP-binding cassette domain-containing protein has translation MRVPLLRARGISKRFGAVQALRDVDVDLYAGEVLGLVGDNGAGKSTLIKILSGVYPPDAGSIDLEGRPVRFSSPREARAAGIETIYQDLALAENLDVAGNIFLGREPGYGWGVLRILARRQMETASAQVLQRLEISLPSVRTLVRHLSGGQRQAVAISRAVYWEARIVIMDEPTAALGVRERARVLELVRRLREQGKSVLLISHSMPDIFAVCDRIVVLRRGLRVGERRTAQTTEEEIVRMMMGVEAA, from the coding sequence ATGAGGGTACCGCTCCTCCGGGCGCGAGGGATCAGCAAGCGGTTCGGGGCCGTCCAAGCCCTGCGGGATGTGGATGTGGATCTGTACGCGGGGGAGGTTCTGGGGCTGGTGGGCGACAACGGGGCAGGAAAATCCACCCTCATCAAGATCCTCTCGGGGGTCTATCCACCGGATGCGGGCAGCATCGATCTGGAGGGGCGACCCGTACGGTTCAGCAGCCCCCGGGAGGCCCGGGCCGCGGGCATCGAGACCATCTACCAGGACCTCGCCCTCGCGGAGAACCTGGACGTGGCGGGGAACATCTTTCTGGGCCGGGAGCCGGGATACGGATGGGGAGTGCTTCGAATTCTCGCCCGCCGTCAGATGGAGACGGCTTCCGCACAGGTCCTCCAGCGGCTGGAGATCTCTCTTCCCTCCGTGCGGACCCTGGTGCGGCACCTGTCCGGTGGGCAGCGTCAGGCGGTGGCCATCAGCCGCGCAGTATACTGGGAGGCCCGCATCGTGATCATGGACGAACCCACCGCAGCCCTGGGGGTGCGGGAGCGTGCCCGGGTGCTGGAGCTGGTCCGTCGTCTGCGGGAACAGGGCAAAAGCGTGCTCCTCATCAGCCACAGCATGCCCGATATCTTCGCGGTGTGCGATCGGATCGTGGTCCTGCGCCGGGGGCTGCGGGTGGGAGAGCGGCGTACCGCACAGACCACGGAGGAGGAGATCGTACGGATGATGATGGGGGTGGAGGCGGCTTAG
- a CDS encoding ABC transporter permease — translation MAQKTGGVAASPARGPQRMEISYELAMLAALGFLMALVGTLAPRFLQPDNLFQIARNFAFIAAAGVGEALVILSGGGGIDLSVGSVMSLGGVVTTKLLSLGYGLLPAIGTGVLAGVLAGAANGLLVTRARMTPLIPTLGMLSIAGGLALVITRGFPITDLGPQADLFVSLGAGFVGPVPAPVIYMVVVVLLGWLLTTRTPYGYNLYAVGGNAEAARLAGIPVGRVRFFAYVTSGGLAALTGILLAARLSVGDATLGQGMELSVIAAVVIGGVSLQGGRGSILGLFIGAALIEVLQNAMVIVGVPAFWQQVVIGITIIAAVLVDRLRVRLMSV, via the coding sequence GTGGCACAGAAGACGGGTGGGGTGGCGGCCTCCCCGGCCCGGGGACCGCAACGGATGGAGATCTCGTACGAGCTCGCCATGCTGGCGGCCCTGGGCTTCCTCATGGCCCTGGTAGGAACCCTCGCCCCCCGCTTCCTGCAGCCGGACAACCTCTTCCAGATCGCCCGCAACTTCGCCTTCATCGCGGCGGCAGGTGTGGGCGAGGCCCTGGTGATCCTGAGCGGCGGGGGTGGGATCGACCTCTCCGTGGGGTCCGTGATGAGCCTGGGGGGCGTGGTCACCACAAAGCTGTTGAGCCTGGGGTACGGACTTCTGCCCGCCATAGGGACGGGGGTGTTGGCCGGAGTGCTGGCCGGTGCCGCAAACGGTCTCCTGGTGACCCGGGCCCGCATGACCCCCCTTATCCCCACCCTGGGCATGCTCTCCATCGCGGGGGGACTTGCCCTGGTCATCACCCGGGGCTTCCCCATCACCGACCTCGGCCCCCAGGCGGACCTGTTCGTGTCCCTGGGCGCGGGATTCGTGGGCCCGGTTCCCGCACCGGTGATCTATATGGTGGTCGTGGTCCTCCTGGGTTGGCTTCTGACCACCCGCACGCCCTACGGCTACAACCTGTACGCGGTGGGCGGGAACGCGGAGGCGGCCCGCCTGGCGGGGATTCCCGTGGGCCGGGTGCGGTTCTTTGCGTACGTGACCAGCGGGGGCCTCGCGGCCCTCACCGGGATTCTTCTCGCGGCCCGGCTCTCCGTGGGGGACGCTACTCTGGGACAGGGAATGGAGCTCAGCGTCATCGCCGCGGTGGTGATCGGAGGAGTGAGCTTACAGGGCGGACGTGGCTCTATCCTGGGCCTGTTTATCGGAGCCGCCCTTATCGAAGTACTGCAGAACGCCATGGTCATTGTGGGAGTCCCCGCCTTCTGGCAGCAGGTGGTGATCGGGATCACCATCATCGCGGCCGTGCTGGTGGACCGGCTGCGGGTGCGTCTGATGTCTGTGTGA
- a CDS encoding sugar-binding protein — translation MYRIRLALGLVLDLALASAALGGQARRLTFALVPKAINNPFFNQARDGCMVAARRLGVVCEYTGPERTEIAPQIQVLEGLVSRKVDGMSISPVDAKSVVPVIRKAMAGGIPVITFDSDAAPESGRLAFVGTDNEAAGRELGKLFLRFAPQGAVYGIITGGLGAQNLNARIKGFKSVVRGAQYREVRGSPFPSNDDINRAVQLVEQMITANPDLTAIVMVGGWPLFAPEAYKNAVKKKEADIKAGKFVIVSFDTLEPELRLLKEGYVHGLVGQRPYQMGVRSMELLYDIVVRRQKPIRSFYNTGVDLVTKENVDRFLR, via the coding sequence ATGTACCGGATCAGACTGGCCCTAGGCCTTGTACTGGATTTGGCGCTGGCGTCTGCTGCTCTCGGAGGGCAGGCGCGTCGGTTGACCTTCGCCTTGGTCCCCAAGGCCATCAACAACCCCTTCTTCAATCAGGCACGAGATGGATGCATGGTAGCCGCCAGACGTCTGGGGGTGGTGTGCGAGTACACGGGACCGGAGCGCACGGAGATCGCACCTCAGATTCAGGTCCTGGAGGGACTGGTGAGCCGGAAGGTGGACGGCATGTCCATCTCGCCCGTGGATGCGAAGAGCGTGGTGCCCGTGATCCGGAAGGCCATGGCAGGCGGCATTCCCGTCATCACCTTTGACTCCGATGCGGCTCCGGAGAGCGGAAGGCTGGCTTTCGTGGGGACGGACAACGAAGCCGCGGGCCGCGAGCTGGGGAAGCTGTTCCTGCGGTTTGCGCCCCAGGGGGCCGTGTACGGGATCATCACGGGCGGACTGGGTGCCCAGAACCTCAACGCGCGGATCAAGGGGTTTAAGAGCGTGGTGCGGGGGGCACAGTACCGGGAGGTCCGGGGATCCCCATTCCCCAGCAACGACGACATCAACCGGGCGGTGCAGCTGGTGGAACAGATGATCACGGCAAACCCGGACCTCACCGCCATCGTCATGGTGGGCGGATGGCCCCTCTTTGCACCGGAGGCCTATAAGAACGCGGTCAAGAAGAAGGAGGCGGACATCAAGGCGGGGAAGTTCGTGATCGTGTCCTTCGATACCCTGGAGCCGGAGCTGCGGCTCCTCAAGGAGGGGTACGTGCACGGGCTGGTGGGTCAGCGTCCCTACCAGATGGGTGTGCGGAGCATGGAGCTCCTCTACGACATCGTGGTCCGCAGGCAAAAGCCCATCCGGAGCTTTTACAACACCGGTGTGGACCTGGTGACCAAGGAGAACGTGGACAGGTTCCTGAGGTGA
- a CDS encoding Zn-dependent alcohol dehydrogenase: MKAAVLQEYKKPLVIQEVEVDEPGPREILVRTMAAGVCHSDLHIAEGDAPWPVPVVLGHEAAGVVEKVGSLVTRVKPGDHVVVCVTPFCGQCEKCLTGHMNLCQSPLTRRGPEDPPRLRWNGKPMGQFAGIGAFAEQMLVHENAAVAIPEDVPFEVAALLSCGVLTGVGAVFNRAKVQPGSTVAVFGLGGVGIAVLQGAYLAGARRIIAVDILPQKLEMAKRFGATDVVNASEVDPVEAILQLTGEGVDYSFAVAGSAKVYRQCVDCLAPLGTATVIGLVPPGERLVLNPRQILWERAIQGCIMGSNRFPVDIPRYLELYRQGRLKLDEMVSRKAGLESVNESFEWMRRGEVIRTVLTVGER; this comes from the coding sequence ATGAAGGCGGCGGTCCTGCAGGAGTACAAAAAGCCCTTGGTGATCCAGGAGGTAGAGGTAGACGAGCCCGGTCCCCGGGAGATCCTGGTGCGCACCATGGCCGCGGGGGTGTGCCACAGCGACCTTCACATCGCGGAGGGAGATGCCCCCTGGCCCGTTCCCGTGGTGCTGGGGCACGAGGCCGCGGGGGTGGTGGAGAAGGTGGGGAGCCTCGTGACCCGGGTGAAGCCCGGGGACCACGTGGTGGTGTGCGTGACCCCCTTCTGCGGGCAATGTGAGAAATGCCTCACGGGACACATGAACCTGTGCCAGAGCCCCCTCACGAGGCGGGGTCCGGAGGATCCTCCGCGCCTGCGGTGGAACGGGAAGCCCATGGGCCAGTTCGCCGGCATCGGGGCCTTCGCGGAGCAGATGCTGGTGCATGAGAACGCGGCGGTGGCGATTCCGGAGGACGTGCCCTTCGAGGTGGCGGCGCTCTTAAGCTGCGGGGTGCTGACCGGGGTGGGGGCGGTGTTCAACAGAGCCAAAGTACAGCCGGGCAGCACGGTGGCGGTCTTCGGCCTGGGAGGTGTGGGGATCGCGGTGCTTCAGGGGGCGTACTTGGCCGGAGCCCGTCGGATCATCGCGGTGGACATCCTGCCGCAGAAGTTGGAGATGGCGAAGCGGTTCGGGGCCACGGACGTGGTGAACGCTTCGGAGGTGGACCCCGTGGAGGCCATCCTGCAGCTGACGGGGGAGGGGGTGGATTACTCCTTCGCGGTGGCGGGATCCGCGAAGGTGTACCGGCAGTGCGTGGACTGCCTGGCGCCTCTGGGAACCGCCACCGTGATCGGGTTGGTCCCTCCCGGAGAGCGGCTTGTGCTGAATCCCCGCCAGATCCTGTGGGAGCGCGCCATCCAGGGATGCATCATGGGATCCAACCGGTTCCCCGTGGACATCCCGCGGTACCTGGAGCTGTACCGGCAGGGACGGCTGAAGCTGGACGAGATGGTGAGCCGGAAGGCGGGGCTGGAATCCGTGAACGAGAGCTTCGAGTGGATGCGCCGGGGGGAGGTGATCCGCACCGTCCTTACCGTGGGTGAGCGCTAA
- a CDS encoding ABC transporter substrate-binding protein, translating into MCRSWKVALGILLVLSLGLAGFAGPATQKQRGGVVRIAEPPAGGPIGVPWLMPIFGILPAIPVYETPVFVDAWNRVYPRLAERWEVAPDRKALVLRLRRGVLFHDGTEMTAEAVKFNLDQQIEVRRLPSYIQSVDVVDRYTVRLNLSRWDNGIYLALSGSGALIASPTTIRRLGVERAQWQPVGTGPFRITRYDPNAYADFVRFDRYWDRPKPYLDRIELRFFPQAEPLTIQAALLAGQLDVARFADPQIVNQLRQTGRFDVITGPPSRAVLMLIPDSANPDSPFADPRVREAVGYALDREGLARVLGAGLGEPWNQIVPPGTPAVLNDYRGTTYNPQRARELLAQAGYPNGFSTRLIVAFYLQRDTGVALQQALQQVGIRAELELPQIGRYVEYQRKGWRGLLVHLYGYFPNINNYIGFYLGDTAAEVWASLKRPEGLQKLLEESAGTLTPQRHKLQQLHRMLLQDHTVIPVYTHPGAAVVVRKGIRDTGHLQGATWPFWKPAEAWISRQP; encoded by the coding sequence ATGTGCAGGTCTTGGAAGGTGGCTTTAGGGATCCTGTTGGTGTTGAGCCTCGGCCTGGCAGGGTTTGCGGGACCTGCAACACAGAAACAGCGGGGAGGAGTCGTCCGGATCGCGGAACCTCCCGCGGGCGGTCCCATCGGGGTTCCGTGGCTGATGCCCATCTTCGGGATCCTCCCGGCCATCCCGGTCTACGAGACTCCGGTGTTCGTGGACGCGTGGAACCGGGTGTACCCTCGGCTGGCGGAGCGGTGGGAGGTGGCTCCGGACCGGAAGGCCCTCGTCCTGCGGCTGCGCCGGGGAGTTCTGTTCCACGACGGCACGGAGATGACCGCGGAAGCGGTGAAGTTCAACCTGGACCAGCAGATCGAGGTCCGGCGGCTTCCTTCCTACATCCAGTCCGTGGATGTCGTGGATCGGTACACGGTACGGCTCAACCTCTCCCGGTGGGACAACGGCATTTACCTGGCCCTGTCCGGGAGCGGGGCTCTGATCGCTTCCCCCACCACCATCCGCCGGTTGGGCGTGGAGCGGGCCCAGTGGCAGCCCGTGGGAACCGGCCCCTTCCGGATCACCCGGTATGATCCCAACGCGTACGCGGACTTCGTCCGGTTCGACCGATACTGGGATCGACCCAAGCCCTACCTGGACCGCATCGAGCTCCGGTTCTTCCCCCAGGCGGAGCCCCTAACCATCCAGGCGGCACTCCTCGCGGGTCAGCTGGACGTGGCGCGGTTCGCGGATCCCCAGATCGTGAACCAGCTGCGGCAGACGGGGAGGTTCGACGTCATCACCGGGCCCCCGTCCCGGGCCGTCCTCATGCTCATCCCCGACAGTGCGAACCCGGATTCCCCCTTCGCAGACCCACGGGTGCGGGAGGCCGTGGGGTACGCCTTGGACCGGGAGGGCCTTGCCCGGGTGCTGGGTGCCGGCCTTGGGGAGCCCTGGAACCAGATCGTTCCTCCGGGGACCCCTGCCGTCCTCAACGACTACCGGGGGACCACGTACAATCCGCAGCGGGCGCGGGAGCTGCTGGCGCAGGCGGGTTACCCAAACGGGTTCAGCACCCGGTTGATCGTGGCGTTCTACCTCCAGCGGGACACGGGGGTCGCGTTGCAGCAGGCCCTGCAGCAGGTGGGGATCCGGGCGGAGCTGGAGTTGCCGCAGATCGGCCGCTACGTGGAGTACCAGCGGAAAGGCTGGCGGGGACTGCTGGTGCACCTCTACGGCTACTTCCCGAACATCAACAACTACATCGGGTTCTACCTGGGCGATACGGCGGCAGAGGTGTGGGCCAGTCTGAAGCGCCCGGAGGGTCTGCAGAAGCTGTTGGAGGAGTCCGCGGGGACCCTCACCCCGCAGCGCCACAAGCTCCAGCAGCTCCACCGGATGCTGCTCCAGGACCACACGGTGATCCCCGTCTACACCCATCCCGGGGCCGCGGTGGTGGTCCGGAAGGGAATCCGGGATACCGGACACCTCCAGGGGGCCACCTGGCCGTTCTGGAAGCCCGCGGAGGCGTGGATTAGCCGGCAACCGTAA
- the rfbD gene encoding dTDP-4-dehydrorhamnose reductase, producing MRRVVVVGATGQLGRAVVRAFEKAGACPIGLGHREIECADPASVAEAILPLHPEVVVNCAAYVRVDECEDRPEVAFRVNALGALHIARVCQEAQARCVYLSTDYVFDGGKPDPYREEDPPNPINVYGTSKLAGEHLVRQTCPDALVVRVASLFGGSGARGKGGNFVLSVLERARCGERLQVVADVRMSPTYTVDVASALVTLVCQGAVGVFHVVNEGSCTWYDLACRILALAGYRVPVQPIPQNAYPTRARRPANSALSTAKLKAWGIRMRPWEEALAEYLADLRTSGIPLPDKGGGKQEERGGIP from the coding sequence ATGCGACGGGTGGTGGTGGTGGGCGCCACGGGGCAACTGGGCCGCGCGGTGGTTCGGGCCTTCGAGAAGGCGGGAGCGTGCCCGATCGGCCTGGGGCACAGGGAGATAGAGTGCGCGGATCCTGCCTCGGTGGCGGAGGCGATCCTTCCCCTGCACCCGGAGGTGGTAGTGAACTGCGCGGCCTACGTGCGGGTGGACGAGTGTGAGGACCGGCCGGAGGTGGCGTTTCGGGTGAACGCCCTGGGCGCCCTGCACATAGCCCGGGTATGCCAAGAAGCGCAAGCCCGCTGTGTGTACCTGAGCACGGACTACGTCTTCGACGGCGGGAAGCCCGATCCCTACCGGGAGGAGGACCCGCCAAACCCCATCAACGTGTACGGGACCTCCAAGCTGGCCGGGGAACACCTGGTCCGGCAGACCTGCCCGGATGCCCTGGTCGTGCGGGTGGCGAGCTTATTTGGAGGAAGCGGGGCCCGGGGCAAGGGCGGCAACTTCGTGCTCTCCGTGCTGGAACGGGCCCGGTGCGGGGAACGTCTGCAGGTGGTGGCGGATGTCCGGATGTCCCCGACTTATACGGTGGACGTGGCATCTGCCCTGGTAACGCTCGTGTGCCAGGGAGCGGTTGGGGTGTTCCACGTGGTCAACGAGGGATCGTGCACCTGGTACGACCTCGCCTGTCGGATCCTGGCCCTGGCGGGGTACAGGGTTCCCGTGCAGCCCATCCCCCAAAACGCCTACCCCACGCGGGCCCGGCGTCCGGCGAACTCCGCCCTCTCCACCGCCAAACTGAAGGCCTGGGGGATCCGGATGCGGCCATGGGAGGAGGCCCTCGCGGAGTACCTAGCCGATCTCCGCACCTCGGGGATTCCCCTCCCGGATAAAGGGGGAGGAAAGCAGGAGGAGAGGGGGGGGATTCCGTAG
- the rfbC gene encoding dTDP-4-dehydrorhamnose 3,5-epimerase, whose protein sequence is MPFAFLPLEIPDVVLIRAQAFADARGFFLEAYRRSEFERHGIPVTFVQDNFSRSIRRGVLRGLHYQKAPRAQGKLVMVLRGEIYDVAVDIRRGSPTYGRWVAAVLSDREHTLLYVPPGFAHGFCVLSEGADVLYKCTEEYDPALDRGIRWDDPDLGIPWPVEDPLLSEKDRAWPLLREADHNFVYRGA, encoded by the coding sequence ATGCCGTTCGCCTTCCTTCCCCTGGAGATCCCGGATGTGGTCTTGATCCGGGCCCAGGCGTTCGCGGATGCCCGCGGGTTCTTCCTGGAGGCCTACCGGAGATCGGAGTTCGAGCGCCACGGGATCCCGGTAACCTTCGTGCAGGACAACTTTTCCCGCTCCATCCGGCGGGGCGTTCTTCGAGGGCTGCATTACCAAAAAGCGCCCAGAGCCCAGGGCAAGCTCGTGATGGTGCTCCGGGGGGAAATCTATGACGTGGCGGTGGACATCCGGAGGGGATCGCCCACCTACGGCCGGTGGGTGGCGGCCGTCCTCTCGGATCGAGAGCATACCCTGCTGTACGTCCCTCCCGGATTCGCGCACGGATTCTGCGTGCTGAGCGAAGGGGCGGACGTACTGTACAAGTGCACGGAGGAATACGATCCCGCCCTAGACCGGGGTATCCGATGGGACGACCCGGATCTGGGCATTCCGTGGCCCGTGGAGGATCCCCTGCTCTCCGAGAAGGATCGAGCGTGGCCCCTCCTGCGGGAGGCGGACCACAACTTCGTCTACAGGGGAGCGTGA
- a CDS encoding DUF2993 domain-containing protein — MSGRGRWALGFLICGLLSALWGGSVPAASSEDAVRAAFAELLGGPPVLHVEAVPDLHEGMYARISLYAQRARIAGLRVDHLWVRLRGVTLDPAELGRGALRVLSYREAALHTLVGLRSIEEFLARNPDVEEVRLEVDRGLIAGRGVVRMRGIPVRVGMVVGFEAVGTPAVYVRVHALRVNGIPLPPAAVAEFERRINPLLNMVEWPVSVRIRSVRITPTHVVLTTLRHPMDPCDFCQTLP; from the coding sequence GTGAGCGGAAGGGGACGGTGGGCTCTAGGTTTTCTGATCTGTGGACTCCTCTCCGCGCTGTGGGGAGGTTCTGTACCCGCGGCCAGCTCGGAAGACGCCGTCCGCGCCGCGTTTGCGGAGCTGCTGGGAGGTCCCCCGGTGCTCCACGTGGAGGCTGTACCAGACCTCCACGAAGGGATGTACGCCCGGATCTCCCTGTACGCGCAGCGGGCCCGCATTGCGGGCCTCCGGGTGGACCACCTTTGGGTGCGACTGCGCGGAGTAACCCTGGATCCTGCGGAACTGGGGCGGGGTGCGCTTCGGGTCCTCTCCTACCGCGAGGCGGCCCTGCACACCCTGGTGGGCCTTCGCAGCATCGAGGAGTTCCTCGCACGGAACCCGGACGTGGAGGAGGTCCGGCTCGAGGTCGACCGGGGACTCATCGCGGGCCGGGGAGTCGTGCGGATGAGGGGGATCCCCGTGCGGGTGGGGATGGTGGTGGGGTTCGAAGCCGTGGGGACCCCCGCGGTCTACGTCCGTGTGCACGCCCTGCGGGTGAACGGGATCCCTCTGCCCCCCGCGGCGGTGGCGGAGTTCGAGCGCCGGATCAATCCTCTCCTGAACATGGTGGAATGGCCCGTGTCGGTGCGCATCCGGTCCGTGCGCATCACCCCCACGCACGTGGTGTTGACCACCTTGCGACACCCCATGGATCCCTGTGACTTCTGCCAGACGCTGCCCTGA